In Rhodoferax koreense, a genomic segment contains:
- the yidD gene encoding membrane protein insertion efficiency factor YidD has protein sequence MIKAALMGLVRGYRLLLSPWLGSACRFEPSCSAYSLEALERHGAAAGTYLTVHRLMRCHPWCAGGHDPVPARPPRFFTQLLSPPSQKKSS, from the coding sequence ATGATCAAGGCCGCGTTGATGGGGCTGGTGCGTGGCTATCGGCTGCTGTTGAGCCCATGGCTGGGCTCGGCCTGCCGTTTCGAGCCCAGCTGCTCGGCCTATTCGCTCGAAGCGCTGGAACGACACGGCGCTGCAGCAGGCACTTATTTGACCGTGCACCGTCTGATGCGGTGTCACCCCTGGTGCGCGGGCGGGCACGATCCCGTGCCGGCGCGGCCACCCCGGTTTTTCACCCAACTGCTTTCTCCCCCTTCACAGAAGAAGTCTTCATGA
- a CDS encoding ribonuclease P protein component — protein MQRLKTRAQFQAVMGGKTVSRTAHFVLHRLNLPVPSQPSASATAASAATGPESTRPQALFAVDGVWIGALVPKRWAKRAVTRNAIKRQIYTVSQAFEPRWPEAAHVVRLRSGFDRKQFISATSEALKLAVRTELLQLFERAEVAPLPVAAA, from the coding sequence GTGCAGCGTTTGAAGACGCGCGCGCAGTTTCAGGCGGTCATGGGCGGCAAAACGGTGTCACGCACGGCGCATTTCGTGCTGCACCGGCTGAATCTTCCCGTGCCGTCACAGCCATCCGCATCCGCTACCGCTGCTTCGGCAGCCACAGGGCCCGAGTCCACGCGACCGCAGGCCCTGTTTGCCGTGGACGGCGTGTGGATCGGTGCGCTCGTGCCCAAGCGATGGGCCAAGCGGGCCGTTACGCGCAACGCCATCAAGCGCCAGATCTACACGGTGAGTCAGGCTTTCGAGCCGCGCTGGCCCGAGGCGGCGCATGTGGTACGGCTACGCAGCGGATTCGACCGCAAGCAGTTCATCAGTGCGACTTCGGAGGCATTGAAGCTGGCCGTGCGAACGGAGCTGTTGCAGTTGTTCGAACGCGCCGAAGTCGCACCTCTTCCGGTTGCCGCCGCATGA
- the rpmH gene encoding 50S ribosomal protein L34, which produces MKRTYQPSKIKRARTHGFLVRMKTRGGRAVINARRAKGRKRLAV; this is translated from the coding sequence ATGAAACGCACTTATCAGCCATCCAAAATCAAACGCGCCCGCACCCACGGTTTCCTGGTCCGCATGAAGACCCGTGGCGGCCGCGCCGTGATCAACGCGCGCCGTGCCAAGGGCCGCAAGCGCCTGGCTGTCTAA